The DNA window CAAATGGCCGCAGCGGAAGGGCTTGGAGAGGCGGACGATGTCCGGCGCGATGAGGTCGATCCCCTGATAGCCCGAGATGATGAGCAGGGCGACATGCGGATGATCCACCCGCACACGCAGCGCGAGTTCGACCCCGCTCATCCCCGGCATGACATGATCGGTGACGAGAATGTCGGGCCTGAACCCGGCTTCCATCATGCCGAGCGCCAGTTCCGCCTGATCGACATCGACGACTTCATAACCGATGTCGGTCAGCATCTCGCGCGTGGCGTGGCGCACCAGCGCATTGTCGTCGACCAGCAGCACCTTGCCCTGCGCCCTGCGTTCGGTGGCGGGGGGAACGTCCTCGTCCGCCGTATGGGTTTTTCTCTGTTCGACCGGAAGCCACATCTGCACCTGCGTTCCCCGTCCGATCTCGCTATCTATTTCCAGCGCGCCGCCAAGCTGACCGACAAGGCCGTGCGCCATCGACAGGCCAAGGCCGGTGCCTTGCCCCGCCGGTTTGGTGGTGAAGAAAGGCTCCATCGCCGCGGCTCTCACTTTCGCGCTCATGCCCGCGCCGGTGTCCGCGATGGTCATGCGCACATAGCGGCGACGGACGAGGCCGGCGGGCAGGTTGGATGTCCGCACCTCTGCCGAAACCGTCAGCTTGCCGCCCTCGGCCATGGCGTCGCGGCTGTTCACCGCCAGATTGAGGATCGCCAGTTCCAGTTGATGCGCGTCGGCATGAACCGGCGGCAGGTCTTCGGGCAGGTCGATGCGAAGGGAGACGCGGTGCCCGAGCGTGCTGACGAGCAGGCTCTCCATGCCCTTGAGCAGAGCGCGCAGGTCGACGGCGGTCGGCTGGAGCGGTTGCCGCCGCGCGAAGGCGAGCAGCCGCTGCACCAGCGTCTGCGCCGCTTCGGCCGCCTGCATCGCCATGCCCGCCGTCTTGAGCGTGGATTCAGGGCTGCGACCCGACAGGATCAGGTCCAGTCCTCCCATGATCGGCGTCAGCAGATTGTTGAAATCATGCGCGACATGGCCCGTGAGCTGGCCCAGCACTTCCATCTTCTGGATCTGGCGCAGCGTGTCCTGCGACCGCTGCAATTCGCTGGTGCGTTCGCGCACGCGCTCGTCAAGCTGTGTATTGAGCGCCTCCAGCGATGCGAAGAGCCGCCCGTTTTCGAGCGCGGTCGATGCCGCGCGGCCCAGCGCCTCCAGCAGGGCGATCTGGTTGTCGGTCGGCGGGCCGGGTTCAGACCAGTATGCCCCCACTGCCGCGATTGGCTCGGGCCGTCCGATCGGCACCATGATCATGCTGCGGACGAAGGTCCGGCGATAGGCGTCGACGGGAACGCGGGGGTCCGTCAGCACATCGGGAATGACCACCGTCTGCTGATGCGACATCGCCCAGCCCGAAACGCAGCGCTGCATCGGAAACTGCTGGCCCGCCCAGAGCGGCTCCATCGAATCTTCCGCGACATAATGGCACCTGTCCTCGTCGCGCAGCACGACAGCAATGCCGTCCGCTCCCACCGCGCGGCGCGTGAAGGCTCTGAGGACGGACGTGACCGCGTCGAGCGAGCGCGCACCGGCGAGCGCTTCCATCGCTTCGGCTGCCTGGCCCCACCGTGCGGCCAGCGCCCGGTGCTCCGATCCATAATCTCCTCGGATTTTCTGATTCATTGCGCGACCTCTGCGAAGTGGCGGGATGTCGCTGTTATAGCATTGAAATTACTTCGAGGTAAATTTGCCTTCTGTCCAGATTGATCCGCATGAACGGGAAATTGGTCTAATCGCGCGTTAACCAGGCGGGGTCGCGGCTGGCCGTCCCTGGGGCGGGGGCGACCCCGGTTCCGGGGCCGCCGGTGCGCCCCGTGGCGGCGCGACGGGAGCCGGATTATCCGGTTCCGCCGGATCGACGGGCAGCCTGATGCGATTCGGGCCGATGTTGACGGTCATGCCATCTTCATCCACGCCCAGCCCGATGTTGCCGATGCCGGTCTCCACCGCCACATTGGCGATGGCATTGACCAGATCGGGGTTCTGCTCCGCTTCGGACGTGTCGTCGACAGGCTCGTTGATCGCGCCCGCCATGAAGTTGCGCCAGATGCGCGCGGGCACGCCGCCGCCCGCCGCGCCGCCGGGCAGCGGGCTGTTGTCGTCATTGCCGATCCACACCGCCGTCACCAGCCCGCCCGCATAGCCCACGAAGATCGCGTCCCGGCTGTCCTGCGTCGTGCCTGTCTTGCCGAAGGTGCGGGTGCGGAGCGCCGCCGCGCTTCCCGTCCCGCGATTGGCGGCGGAGGACAGGAGATCGCGGATCATCGCCAGTTGATCCTCGCTGAAACGGCGCTGCCGCTGCATCAGCTTCTCGAACCAGCCCTGTTCCTCGGGCGGCAGGCCGTGCGCGAGGACAGGATAAGATCCCGCCGCGACCGCCGCATAGGCTTCCGCCAGTTCGATCAGCGGGATTTCAGAAGTCCCCAGCGCCAGACTGAGGTCTTCCGTAAGCGGCGCCGTGACGCCCAGATCGCGCGCGACCTTGATGACGTTGTCGACGCCGACCTTCTGCGTCAGGCGCACGGCAGCGACGTTGCTCGATGCGGCGAATGCCTGTCGCAGGGTGATGCGCCCGCGATATTTGCCGCCATGATTGGCCGGGCGATAGGTGCCGGTGGTGATCGGCGTGTCGTCGATCCGGTCGTCGGGCGTCATGCCCGCGCGGAAGGCAGCGAGGTAGACGAACAGCTTGAAGGTGGAGCCGGGCTGGCGTCTTGCCTGCACCGCGCGGTTGAAGCTGCTCTTCGCGTAATTCTTTCCGCCCACCAGCGCCACGACGCTGCCATCGGGTTTCATCGCGACCAGTGCCGCCTGTGCTTCGCCCAGCGGCGCGCGGCGGATGGCGGCTTCGGCGAGGCGCTGGATACGCCAGTCGAGCGTGGTCGCGATCTCCTGCTCGCCATAGACCGCGCCCGCCCGGTCGCGCGCCTGCGGCAGCACCCAGTCGGCGAAATAGGTGCCGCTCGTCGGATCGGCTTCCTCATGCACGTCGAGCCGGGCGGGGGGCAGCGCGTTACGTTCCGCCTGACTGATATAACCCGCCTCCACCATCGCCCGCGTCACCAGCGCGGCGCGTGCCCGTGCGCCCTTGAGGTTCGTCGTGGGCGCAAGCCGCGAAGGCGCTTTCAGCAGCCCCGCCAGCATCGCCGCCTGCGGAATGGTCAGCCGGTCGGGCGAGCGGTTGAAATAATGGCGCGCGGCTGCCCGCAGGCCGTAAACATTGTCGCCGAAATAGACGTTGGAGAGGTATCTCTCCATGATCTGATCCTTGGTCAGCCAGACCTCCAGCCAGACCGCGATCATTGCCTCGCGCGCCTTTCGGCCGAAGGTGCGGTCGCTCGACAGGAACACCCCCTTGGCGAGCTGCTGCGTGATCGTGCTGCCGCCCTGCGACGCGCCGTCGGACCAGAGATTATGCCACATCGCCCGCGCGATTCCGCGCGGATCGACGCCCCAGTGGCTCTGGAAACGGCGGTCCTCGATCGCCATGAACGCCTGCGGCACATGAGCGGGCAGTTCCGCCACCGTCACGGGCCGGTCGATCACCGCGCCGCGTCGCGCGATCAGATGTCCGTCCGCCGACATGAGCGAGATGCTCGGCGGCGCGATGGGCTTCAGCGAGCGGGAAAGCGGCGCGGTGACGGCGAGCCACGCGATCGCGACCATCAGCAGCGCCAGCATTACAGCGACGATCCACCCTACGATCCGCAGCCTTTTTCGCCACGGCGTCGGCGGCGCGAAGGCGCTGGGCGGCCCTTCGCCAAAGGCGCGTGGCGGGATGATCGGGTCGGCAGGATGCGAGTCGGCCATAGGCTCCGTCATGCTGTATTACTCACATCACACAGTCAAGCATGTCCCGCGCCGGGACAGCGGGATATTAACCAACATTTCGAGTGGGCCGAATGGTAAATAATGCGTTAACGCTTTCGCCATGCGAACCAGACCGCTCGTCCTGACCACCGAATCGGCCCGCCACCCCTTTCGCCAGCGGCTGCCCGCCCATGTCCTGCGCCTGAGCGAAGCCACGCCTGCGAAAAAGCCCGTGGACGACGACCAGGACTGGAAGCTGTTCGCGCTCAGCTTCTGCGCTTTCTTCACAGCTTTCTACAGCTTCATCTCTTAAGCCATTGGTTCGTGGCACAGCGGGCCGTCGCACGCCTTGTGCAGCTTCCAGGCCATCGCGGCGCAGGGCAGCGACAGGAACGCCACCAGCAGAAGCTGCATCACCACTGACATGCCCGCAATGCTGAGGCCGATGGCGCAGAGCGACCCGGCCACCATGGCGCCCGAGTTGACGATGTTGTTCGCTGCCACCGTCCGCGCCGCCTCGCATTTTTCGACCGTCGTCGTCAGGAAGGCGTAGAGCGGCACCACGAACATGCCGCCAAAGGTCGCCACGCCCAGCAGGCAGAGCGACAGCGGCACCGCCAGCGGATGCGCGATGAAGCCCGACAGCGACAGCATCTGTCCGTCAGCCGCCGGCGTCCAAAGGTCGCACACGATATGGAAGGCGACGATGCACAGCCCCATGCCGATGACCGATGCGGGTGCATATTTGGCCGATACATGCCCCTGCAGCAGCCGGTTGATCGCGATCGACCCGATGGCGATGCCGATGGAGAAGATGGCGAGGAACAGGCTGGCGACGGGCTTGTCGGCGGTCAGCACATTCTTCACCAGCGGCGGGAACTGGATGAACAGGATCGACCCCACCGCCCAGAACAGGCTGATCGACATGATCGCCAGGAACAGGCGACGGATGTGCATCGTCCCCTTCACCAGCGCGATGGACGAACGGATGATGTGAAAGTCGATGGGCTGCGCTTCCAGCAGCGACGGCGCGGACGGCACCTGCCGCCCGGCGATATAGCCGATGGCCGCCGTGATGACGATGCCGACCGCCGCCGCCTCCACCGGGATGATCCCGGCCAGGATGGTGCCCGCGAGGATCGCGATATAGGTGCCCGCCTCGACGAGGCCGGTGCCGCCCAGCACTTCCTCGTCATGCAGATGCTGGGGCAGGATCGCATATTTGATCGGCCCGAAGAAGGTCGAATGGATGCCCATGGCAAAGAGCGCCGCCAGCAGCAGCGGGATCGCCAGCGTATGTACCGCAATGCCGCTCCAGATCAGCGCGAGGCCGCAGGCGCCTACCGCCATGATGAGGATTTCGGCGGCCTTCACCCATCGGATGATCGTCGCCTTGTCGCGCTGGTCGGCAAGCTGGCCCGACAGCGCCGACAGCAGGAAGAAGGGCAGGATGAAAAGCCCGGTCGCCAGCGCCGAAAACCATGTCTCGGACTTTTCGTCATTATAGACCTGATAGACGACGAACAGCACCATCGCGTTCTTGAACAGATTGTCGTTGAACGCGCCCAGCAACTGGGTGACGAACAAGGGCAGGAAACGGCGCTTGTTCAGGAGCCTGAGGGAGGCTTGCATGGAATATGGGGGCTTCTTTTCCGTTGGCGACCGGGGCGGGGTCTAGCCGGTGGGGGCATCTGTGTCCAATGCGAAGCGGCAGGCGCCGGATTGGCGGGCGCTTGTGCGATGCGCCGGACTGTGGCAGTCGGCGGCGATGCTGACGCTGCCCAATCTGCTGACGCTTTCGCGCATCCTTACCGTGCCGCTGCTGGTCGCGCTGCTCTGGCCGGACGAGGTGGCCGGGGTCGGGCAGGGCGCGCGCTGGACCACCGGCTATGCGCTCGCTTTCGGTCTCTACTGCCTCATGGGCGTCACCGACTATTTCGACGGCTATCTGGCGCGTGCGCAGGGCACCGTCTCGAAACTCGGCGTCTTCCTCGATCCCATCGCGGACAAGATCATGGTGGGAGCGGTCATCCTGATGCTGGCGGCGACGCGCGACATAGCGGGCGTTCACCTGATCGCCGCGATGATTATCCTCCTGCGCGAGATCGCCGTGTCGGGTCTCCGCGAATTTCTCGCCGGGCTTCAGGTCTCGGTGCCGGTTTCCCGCCTCGCCAAGTGGAAAACGACCTTCCAGATCGTCGCGCTGGGCGCGCTGATCCTCGCGGGCGCGGTGCCGCAGTTCGCTTTCGTCCAGATGGTCGGCATCGTCGCGCTCTGGGCGGCGGCGATCCTGACGCTCGTCACCGGCTGGGACTATCTGCGCGTCGGCATCCGGCACATGGATTGAGCGCGATGCTCACCATCGTCTATTTCGCCTGGGTGCGCGAAGCCGTGGGGCTGGACGAGGAACGGATAGACCGGCCTGCGCCGGGTTCCACCGTGGCCGATGTGGTGGCGCTGCTGGCCGCGCGGGGCGGCGGCCATGCCGAAGCCTTCGCCGATCCCGCAAAACTGCGCGCGGCGCTCGACCAGCGCTTCGTCGGCATGGACGTGCCGGTCGGCGACGCGCGGGAACTCGCGCTTTTCCCCCCGGTCACGGGAGGATGAAGCGGATCGCGATCCAGCCGCAGGATTTCGACCTCGCGGCAGAATTTGCGGCGCTCGAAGCGCTGGGCGGCGGCGGCGTGGCGAGCTTTACCGGCGTGGTGCGCGGCGAAGGCGGTCTCGTCGCCCTCGAACTCGAACATTATCCCGCGATGACGCAGGGGCAGGTGGAGCGCATCGTCGAAGACGCCATGGCGCGCTGGCCCTTGCTCGGCGTCAGCGTGATCCACCGCTTCGGGCGGCTGGAGCCGGGCGCCCGGATCGTTTTCGTCGGCACCGCCTCCCGTCATCGCGCCGCGGCGCTCGAAAGCTGCGCCTTCCTCATCGACTGGCTCAAAAGCCATGCGCCCTTCTGGAAAAAGGAGCATTTCGAAGGCGGCGCGACCTCATGGGTCGCGGCCCGCGTCGAGGACGACGCCAAGGCGCTCGGCTGGGGCGCCTAGGCTGCTTCGGGCAGGCGGCTTTCGCTAGCGGCGGCGCGCAGCAGTTCGGCCAGCAGCCTGAATTCCTTTTCGCGCGGACTGTTCCTGCGCCACACCAGCGCGATGTCCCGCCATGAACGCTCCGACTGGAGCGGGCGGGCGGCGATCCGCGTATGCTCCAGGATGCCGCCCGCAATCGCCATTTCCGGGATCATCGTGACGCCAAGGCCATTATCGACCATCTGGATCAGCGTATGGAGCGACGTGCCCATCATCGTTGCGCTAGCGCGCAGGTCCGGCCGATTGCAGGCCGCGAGCGCATGATCCTTCAGGCAATGCCCGTCCTCCAGCAGCAGCAGCTTGCTTTCGTCGATCATGTCGGGGCCGATCCAGTCGGGCGGATCGGCGGGTTCGTCATGCGGGAAGGCGACGTAGAGCCGGTCCTGAAACAGGATCTCACTGTCCAGTTCCCCGGTGGGGAAGGGCAGCGCCAGCAGCACGCAGTCGACATTGCCGTGCCGCAGGGATTCGATCGCCGCCTGCGTCACTTCCTCGCGCAGATAGAGTTTGAGTTCCGGCCGTTCGGCGCGCAGCCGGGGCAGCAGGCGCGGCAGCAGGAAGGGCGCGATGGTGGGGATGACGCTCATGCGCAGTTCGCCCGTCAGCGGCTTGCCCGACGCCTGCGCGATGGCGGCCAGCTCCTCCGCCTCGCGCAGCACCCGATGCGCCTTCGCCACGATCCGGTCACCCAGCGCCGTGAAGCGCACCACCCGCCGCGTGCGCTCGACCAGCGTGACCCCGATCAGCGATTCCAGCTCGCGGATGCCCGCCGACAGGGTGGATTGCGTGACGAAGCAGCTATCGGCGGCCCTGCCGAAATGCCCCTGTTCCTTCAGCGCCACCAGATATTGCAGTTGCTTGAGCGTCGGCAGGTAACTGGACATTTATCGGCTTCCTCGATTACCGAGGCGGATATAAGCGTCGTGCTCGATTTATCCAAGCCATTTGACCACGCCGAACAGCGACGTCGCCGTCAGGATCAACCCGACCGCCGTGAACAGCACGCGCGGCGCGACATGGCGCGCCAGCATCGCTCCAAAAGGCGCTGCGATCACGCCGCCGATCAGCAGGCCGACCGTGTAAACCGTAAAGCTCTTCAGCCCCAGCTCCAGCAGGAAGGCGACGCTGATCGAAGTCGTCAGGAAAAACTCGACCGTGTTGACCGTGCCGATCGTATGCCGCGGGCTGGACCCCTGAAGCAGCAGGTTGGACGTGACGATCGGACCCCAGCCGCCGCCGCCTGTCGCATCCAGAAATCCGCCGATCACGCCCAGCGGCGCGACGAGCCGGGGATCGCGCTGCCTGGGCGGCAGGTGAAAGCCGCGCCAGACAAGATAGAGACCGATTGCCGTCAGATAGATGAGGATGAACGGCTTGATGATCGACCCGTCGATGTTGGACAGCACATAGGCGCCCGTCACACCGCCTATCACGCCGGGGATGATGAGCCGCGCGAACAGCTTCCAGTCGACATTGCGGTGCAGGATGTGGCTGATCGCGGAAACACCGGTGGTGAAGGTTTCGGCAAGATGCACGCTGGCCGACACGCGGTTCGGTTGCAGACCCATGGTCAAAAGCAGCGTGCTGGAAATCACGCCGAACGCCATGCCCAGCGCCCCGTCGATCACCTGAGCGCCAAATCCGATCAGAACGAAGGGCCACAGATCGTCGAAATTCTCCAGGAACAGGTCGATCATTCAGCATCCTTCATCATTTTCTCTACCATATTCATAGGGAATGGCGTCCGGGACAGGCAACCCTGTATTTCCGGGCGAAAAGCGCGGATTTCGCGCTGTCTGGAATATGCGGCGCGTCTCCCTTATATGGATTGCTCATAAATGGTCTAGAAACGGTCGGAATTTCAGGGATGGTCCGCAACCTCATTGCCTATCTGGACTCGGTCAAAAGCCGCGATCCCGCTCCGCGTTCCCGTGCGGAGGTGCTTTTATATCCGGGCGTGTGGTCGCTGGCCTTTCATCGCGTGGCGCACCGCCTCTATCGGGCGCGGCTCTTCTTCCTTGCGCGGGCGGTCAACCATTTCTCCCGCTTCCTGACCGGCAACGACATTCATCCCGGCGCGCAGATCGGCCGGCGCTTCTTCATCGACCATGGCTTTACCGTAATCGGCGAAACGGCGGAGATCGGCGACGATGTCACGCTTTACCAGAATGTGACGCTGGGCGGCACCGATCCCGCCAACGGCATCGCGGGCAAGCGTCACCCGACCCTGCGCGACGGTGTGATCGTGGGGTCGGGCGCGCAGGTGCTGGGGCCGATCGAGGTCGGCGCGCGCGCGCGCGTCGGGGCGAACGCCGTCGTCACGAAAGATGTTGCGGAAGGCGCGACGATGGTGGGCATTCCCGCCCGCCCGATGCTGGTCGACGTGACTGCCTATCAGCGGGACTTCATGCCTTACGGAACGCCCTGTTCGGACAGTTTCGATCCGGACAGGCAGAAGCTCGAACTGCTCCAGTGCGAGGTTGAGCGCTTGCAGGCGCGACTGTCGGAACTGATGGCGGAACGGCGGGGTGAAGCTGTGTCCGGCGCCGACCTGCCGCCGCTCAGGGAGCATGGCCTGCGCTGATGACCAATATCACCCCGTTCCCGCAGCATGGCGCCGGTCAGGTGGGGTTCGATCGGTCGGAACTGCAGCGGATTCTGGATCTGTATGGGCGCATGGTGGCGGCCGGCCACTGGCGTGACTATGCGATGGACATGGGGCGGGAAGCGGCGATTTTCAGCGCCTTTCGTCGCACCGCCGAGCGCCCCGAATATCGCATCGAAAAACGCCCGGCGCTGCGCCACCGGCAGGGCATGTGGGCGCTGGTCGGCGAAAGCGGCCAGATATTGAAGCGCGGGCAGGAACTTCAGGGCGTGCTCGCGCCTGTCGAACGCAAGCTGCTGCGCATCGTCGAGGACTGACGCGCAGCAGCTTCGCGATCAGGCGACCGCACGGTCCAGATAGGGCAGCCGCGCCGACAGGCCTTCGGGCAGCCCGCGCACCACCATTGCCCGCGCATTGTGCCACAGCGCCGACAGCAGCAGCAGCGCCGACCCGATCACCAGCGCCGTCAGCGCCCAGGACAGTTCCACCGCGCCCGCCTGCCGGAAGAGGGCATAGAGCGCGTAGAGCACGTAAGCCAGGCTCGACACCAGCAGCGCGCGCCGGTCGATGGCCAGAGCCACGATGCCGAACGCGACATAGAGCGCGATCACCAGCAGCGCCCGCCCGCCGCCGATCTCCCCGCCGTTCAGCACGCCCAGCATGTGAAACAGCGAATGCGCGATCATCGGCGCGGCGGTGAGGTGCAGCCAGAAAGCGACATCGGACCGCCGCGTGGTGCGCGCGCGGTCGCTCATGTCCCACCACATCGCCAGCGCGAACAGGGCAAGGCCTGCTCCCAGCATCAGGATGAAGGGCAGTTGATCGAAGCGCGGAACCGCCGCCATGACGAGGCCGCCGATGACGCCCGCCGCAGCGGCCGATCCCGCCGCGACAGTGATCGGCACCATGAACCGCCGCCAGTGCAGCCACGCCGCCAGCGCGCAGCATGCCGCAACCGCCGACGCGATCAGCGAAGCCGTCCTGTCGTCCGCGTCGGGGAAGAGTTGCGCGACGATGGCCACCAGCGCCAGCGCCACGCCGCCCACGAAACCCGCCAGCAGCAGGATCGACGGCAACGCCATCCGCCGCTTGCGCGTGAAATATTCGGCCAGACCCCAGCTCGCCGCCGCGACCAGCCCGCCCGACATGAAGGCGGGCTGGTGACCGGCGATGCCGAATCGCATGCTGTTGCCCAGCCATCCCAGCGCCACCAGCAGGATGATTCCGGCGATGGATACGAAAATATCGTTGAAGCCGGTCAGCAGGCGGAAATGTTCCTCATCCACCACCGGGCTTGCGCGCGTGCGCGCCACATGATCGCGCAAGGCCTGTGCCGCCTGCGCCGGGATCGCTCCCGCCGCTACGGCATCCTGCAAGTCGCTTTCGCTATACATTCGTCCTCCTCCCCGGACTTTTTGATCGCCGGAGCATAGCAGTGGTGTATTGCTATATCAATACAGTCTATTTTAGCCTTCTCCGCGCCTTTGGCCGGTGTTAGCGCCGGGCGTGAACAGGAGAGGAAAGATCGTCATGTCGCTGCCGCCCTTGCTGAAGGACCGTCTCGCCCTGCCGCTCATCGGCTCGCCGATGTTCATCATCTCGCAGCCCGACCTCGTGATCGCGCAGTGCCGCGCGGGCGTGGTCGGCGCCTTTCCTTCGCTCAACGCGCGGCCTTCGGGCGTGTTCGAACAATGGCTGCAACGGCTGGAGGCGGAACTGACCGATGCCGACGCGCCCTTCGCCGTCAACCTCATCGTCCACCGCTCCAACGCCCGGCTGGAGGAGGATCTGGACCTCTGCGTCCGCTATAGGGTGCCGGTCATCATCACCTCGCTCGGGGCGCGGGAGGATGTGAACGAAGCGGTGCACAGCTATGGCGGCATCGTCC is part of the Sphingobium amiense genome and encodes:
- a CDS encoding ATP-binding protein, with translation MNQKIRGDYGSEHRALAARWGQAAEAMEALAGARSLDAVTSVLRAFTRRAVGADGIAVVLRDEDRCHYVAEDSMEPLWAGQQFPMQRCVSGWAMSHQQTVVIPDVLTDPRVPVDAYRRTFVRSMIMVPIGRPEPIAAVGAYWSEPGPPTDNQIALLEALGRAASTALENGRLFASLEALNTQLDERVRERTSELQRSQDTLRQIQKMEVLGQLTGHVAHDFNNLLTPIMGGLDLILSGRSPESTLKTAGMAMQAAEAAQTLVQRLLAFARRQPLQPTAVDLRALLKGMESLLVSTLGHRVSLRIDLPEDLPPVHADAHQLELAILNLAVNSRDAMAEGGKLTVSAEVRTSNLPAGLVRRRYVRMTIADTGAGMSAKVRAAAMEPFFTTKPAGQGTGLGLSMAHGLVGQLGGALEIDSEIGRGTQVQMWLPVEQRKTHTADEDVPPATERRAQGKVLLVDDNALVRHATREMLTDIGYEVVDVDQAELALGMMEAGFRPDILVTDHVMPGMSGVELALRVRVDHPHVALLIISGYQGIDLIAPDIVRLSKPFRCGHLQASIAAARAQVQ
- a CDS encoding transglycosylase domain-containing protein, with protein sequence MTEPMADSHPADPIIPPRAFGEGPPSAFAPPTPWRKRLRIVGWIVAVMLALLMVAIAWLAVTAPLSRSLKPIAPPSISLMSADGHLIARRGAVIDRPVTVAELPAHVPQAFMAIEDRRFQSHWGVDPRGIARAMWHNLWSDGASQGGSTITQQLAKGVFLSSDRTFGRKAREAMIAVWLEVWLTKDQIMERYLSNVYFGDNVYGLRAAARHYFNRSPDRLTIPQAAMLAGLLKAPSRLAPTTNLKGARARAALVTRAMVEAGYISQAERNALPPARLDVHEEADPTSGTYFADWVLPQARDRAGAVYGEQEIATTLDWRIQRLAEAAIRRAPLGEAQAALVAMKPDGSVVALVGGKNYAKSSFNRAVQARRQPGSTFKLFVYLAAFRAGMTPDDRIDDTPITTGTYRPANHGGKYRGRITLRQAFAASSNVAAVRLTQKVGVDNVIKVARDLGVTAPLTEDLSLALGTSEIPLIELAEAYAAVAAGSYPVLAHGLPPEEQGWFEKLMQRQRRFSEDQLAMIRDLLSSAANRGTGSAAALRTRTFGKTGTTQDSRDAIFVGYAGGLVTAVWIGNDDNSPLPGGAAGGGVPARIWRNFMAGAINEPVDDTSEAEQNPDLVNAIANVAVETGIGNIGLGVDEDGMTVNIGPNRIRLPVDPAEPDNPAPVAPPRGAPAAPEPGSPPPQGRPAATPPG
- a CDS encoding MFS transporter, with the translated sequence MQASLRLLNKRRFLPLFVTQLLGAFNDNLFKNAMVLFVVYQVYNDEKSETWFSALATGLFILPFFLLSALSGQLADQRDKATIIRWVKAAEILIMAVGACGLALIWSGIAVHTLAIPLLLAALFAMGIHSTFFGPIKYAILPQHLHDEEVLGGTGLVEAGTYIAILAGTILAGIIPVEAAAVGIVITAAIGYIAGRQVPSAPSLLEAQPIDFHIIRSSIALVKGTMHIRRLFLAIMSISLFWAVGSILFIQFPPLVKNVLTADKPVASLFLAIFSIGIAIGSIAINRLLQGHVSAKYAPASVIGMGLCIVAFHIVCDLWTPAADGQMLSLSGFIAHPLAVPLSLCLLGVATFGGMFVVPLYAFLTTTVEKCEAARTVAANNIVNSGAMVAGSLCAIGLSIAGMSVVMQLLLVAFLSLPCAAMAWKLHKACDGPLCHEPMA
- the pgsA gene encoding CDP-diacylglycerol--glycerol-3-phosphate 3-phosphatidyltransferase — protein: MLTLPNLLTLSRILTVPLLVALLWPDEVAGVGQGARWTTGYALAFGLYCLMGVTDYFDGYLARAQGTVSKLGVFLDPIADKIMVGAVILMLAATRDIAGVHLIAAMIILLREIAVSGLREFLAGLQVSVPVSRLAKWKTTFQIVALGALILAGAVPQFAFVQMVGIVALWAAAILTLVTGWDYLRVGIRHMD
- the moaD gene encoding molybdopterin converting factor subunit 1, which encodes MLTIVYFAWVREAVGLDEERIDRPAPGSTVADVVALLAARGGGHAEAFADPAKLRAALDQRFVGMDVPVGDARELALFPPVTGG
- a CDS encoding molybdenum cofactor biosynthesis protein MoaE, with the protein product MKRIAIQPQDFDLAAEFAALEALGGGGVASFTGVVRGEGGLVALELEHYPAMTQGQVERIVEDAMARWPLLGVSVIHRFGRLEPGARIVFVGTASRHRAAALESCAFLIDWLKSHAPFWKKEHFEGGATSWVAARVEDDAKALGWGA
- a CDS encoding hydrogen peroxide-inducible genes activator, translating into MSSYLPTLKQLQYLVALKEQGHFGRAADSCFVTQSTLSAGIRELESLIGVTLVERTRRVVRFTALGDRIVAKAHRVLREAEELAAIAQASGKPLTGELRMSVIPTIAPFLLPRLLPRLRAERPELKLYLREEVTQAAIESLRHGNVDCVLLALPFPTGELDSEILFQDRLYVAFPHDEPADPPDWIGPDMIDESKLLLLEDGHCLKDHALAACNRPDLRASATMMGTSLHTLIQMVDNGLGVTMIPEMAIAGGILEHTRIAARPLQSERSWRDIALVWRRNSPREKEFRLLAELLRAAASESRLPEAA
- a CDS encoding sulfite exporter TauE/SafE family protein, whose translation is MIDLFLENFDDLWPFVLIGFGAQVIDGALGMAFGVISSTLLLTMGLQPNRVSASVHLAETFTTGVSAISHILHRNVDWKLFARLIIPGVIGGVTGAYVLSNIDGSIIKPFILIYLTAIGLYLVWRGFHLPPRQRDPRLVAPLGVIGGFLDATGGGGWGPIVTSNLLLQGSSPRHTIGTVNTVEFFLTTSISVAFLLELGLKSFTVYTVGLLIGGVIAAPFGAMLARHVAPRVLFTAVGLILTATSLFGVVKWLG
- the epsC gene encoding serine O-acetyltransferase EpsC, giving the protein MVRNLIAYLDSVKSRDPAPRSRAEVLLYPGVWSLAFHRVAHRLYRARLFFLARAVNHFSRFLTGNDIHPGAQIGRRFFIDHGFTVIGETAEIGDDVTLYQNVTLGGTDPANGIAGKRHPTLRDGVIVGSGAQVLGPIEVGARARVGANAVVTKDVAEGATMVGIPARPMLVDVTAYQRDFMPYGTPCSDSFDPDRQKLELLQCEVERLQARLSELMAERRGEAVSGADLPPLREHGLR
- a CDS encoding DUF2794 domain-containing protein; this translates as MTNITPFPQHGAGQVGFDRSELQRILDLYGRMVAAGHWRDYAMDMGREAAIFSAFRRTAERPEYRIEKRPALRHRQGMWALVGESGQILKRGQELQGVLAPVERKLLRIVED